In Gracilibacillus salitolerans, the sequence AATCATACTCTTCTTTTAATTGCTCATATAACGTAATAAAGTCACCATAGGCAGGTTGACTCGTTTTCGCACCATCACCGTGTTCTTTTAATTTTTGATAAAACTCTTCTTTCGTTAAATCTACTTCTTCTTTATACGTTTTTCCATTGATGATTACATTTAAAGGAATAATAAAAATATCATGTTGTGCCGCATATTCTTTATCTAAACCACAAGAGCTGTCGGTAATCCATGCTATTTTTTTCAAGATACTCGCCCCATTTCCTGCACACCGTGTGCGATAGTTATTAGCATCTATTTTACTTGATTTAAGTAGTCAAGTAAATCGACAAATTACGCAAAACGGTAATAAATTAATATGAAAGTAGCCAATACAAAAATAAAGTTTAAGAAAACAAAAACAAATTGATCTATTTTTGTCTTATGAATTTTTATCGGAGGTTGATAAAACGATACCCCTTCGATAATGAAGATAATCAAAACAATATGAATCATCGCATGACCGATAATTTCTGTCATGCCGAATAGTAACGTTGTGGAGATAAATATAAGTGTAACGACCAAGCCAAGAATTCGATTCAAAATTCCTACAACTAATAAGTAACCAACGACAAACTCTACAAAAGCTGCCATCACAATAAAGATTTCCGGATCAAATCCAAAGGTAGGTACCTGATGATTAATAACAATATCCAATGTCATTGACGGATATACCCATTTTTCAACGGCGACCCAACAAAGACTTAGACCTGTTCCTAAATATAAGAAAGGAAAGCCCCAGTCTTCTAGGTTCGTTTTTCCGATAAATAATACGAAAATAATCGCTAAATAGAAACCATAATCCAACATATAAAACCAGCCATAATCCTGCCATACCGTAATAAACAGTGCTAACATGAAAAAGGCGGCCACTTTGGTACTGAGGTGATGAGGTATTAATAAGGCAATAATGATAAGACTCATTATTATTGTTTGCCAGAAGTCCGTTATTTCAAACTCTGGCGCAAACATCGTCCCTGATACAAGTTGAATAATTAATGCAAATGCTGTACCATATTTCAAGATATGACGAGAATATTTACGAATCCCATTAAGAAAATTGTTCACCTTTGTTGCATATGGTATTTTCAAAAAATAATCCATCACTTGTGATAGTATAGCTAAAATAATCGCTATAACAATCGCAAATGTAATAAAAAATGGTGATAGTATTTGCTCAATCGGAACCTTTTCCGGCTCGACTTTGGCAAACCATTTTACATGAGCAAAAGTAGTAATAGGTGTTGCTAATAAAAGTGCGATAACGAAAGATAATAGTCCTTTTTTACGTAATGACATGTTCTTCTCCTTTTATTTGTAGTCTATGATGCTCATCATATCATATGGAAGAAAGGAATAGATGTAATGATGAAAAAATTCCAACTTATTTTGGATGTAGGCG encodes:
- a CDS encoding DoxX family membrane protein — encoded protein: MSLRKKGLLSFVIALLLATPITTFAHVKWFAKVEPEKVPIEQILSPFFITFAIVIAIILAILSQVMDYFLKIPYATKVNNFLNGIRKYSRHILKYGTAFALIIQLVSGTMFAPEFEITDFWQTIIMSLIIIALLIPHHLSTKVAAFFMLALFITVWQDYGWFYMLDYGFYLAIIFVLFIGKTNLEDWGFPFLYLGTGLSLCWVAVEKWVYPSMTLDIVINHQVPTFGFDPEIFIVMAAFVEFVVGYLLVVGILNRILGLVVTLIFISTTLLFGMTEIIGHAMIHIVLIIFIIEGVSFYQPPIKIHKTKIDQFVFVFLNFIFVLATFILIYYRFA